The following proteins come from a genomic window of Amaranthus tricolor cultivar Red isolate AtriRed21 chromosome 14, ASM2621246v1, whole genome shotgun sequence:
- the LOC130800319 gene encoding nucleobase-ascorbate transporter 6, with amino-acid sequence MAGGAAPAKADEPAPHPPKDQLPNVSYCITSPPPWPEAILLGFQHYIVMLGTTVLIPSSLVPQMGGGKEQKAEVIQTLLFVAGLNTLLQTTFGTRLPAVIGGSYTFVAPTISIILAGRYSNIPDPIVKFKRIMRGIQGALIVASTLQIVLGFSGLWRNVTRFLSPLSVVPLISMVGFGLYELGFPGVAKCVEIGLPELVILIFIAVYVSQASKVGKHFFERFAVLISVAIVWLYALILTVGGAYNHAAPRTQVTCRTDRSGLISGAPWIKIPYPFQWGAPTFDAGEAFAMMFASFVALVESTGAFIAVSRSASATMMPPSVLSRGIGWQGVGILLSGLFGTGIGSSVSVENAGLLTLTRVGSRRVVQISAGFMLFFSILGKFGAVFASIPSPIIAALYCLFFAYVGSVGLSFLQFCNLNSFRTKFILGFSIFLGLSIPQYFNEYEAIKGFGPVHTGARWFNDMVNVPFSSEAFVAGIVAYFLDNTLHKKESSVRKDRGKHWWDKFRSFKGDTRSEEFYSLPFNLNKYFPSV; translated from the exons ATGGCAGGAGGTGCAGCACCAGCAAAGGCAGATGAGCCAGCACCACACCCACCAAAAGATCAGTTGCCAAATGTGTCTTATTGCATTACAAGTCCTCCTCCATGGC CGGAGGCCATCCTTCTTGGTTTCCAGCACTACATTGTGATGCTTGGCACAACCGTTCTCATCCCTAGTTCTCTTGTTCCTCAGATGGGAGGAGGAAAG GAACAGAAAGCTGAAGTTATTCAGACATTGCTTTTTGTTGCTGGTTTGAACACACTACTTCAGACAACATTCGGAACTCGGCTTCCGGCTGTGATTGGAGGATCTTACACCTTTGTTGCGCCCACTATTTCCATAATTCTAGCTGGTCGTTACAGTAACATTCCCGATCCTATAGTG AAGTTCAAGAGAATAATGCGGGGAATACAAGGGGCGCTGATTGTTGCTTCAACCCTTCAAATAGTTCTTGGCTTCAGTGGTCTCTGGCGTAATGTCACTAG GTTTCTGAGCCCACTCTCAGTGGTTCCCTTGATATCTATGGTTGGATTTGGACTCTATGAACTTGGTTTTCCTGGG GTGGCTAAGTGTGTGGAGATTGGCTTGCCCGAGCTTGTGATTCTAATATTTATTGCCGTG TATGTATCGCAAGCATCTAAAGTTGGAAAGCATTTTTTTGAGCGTTTTGCTGTTCTAATCTCTGTGGCTATCGTCTGGCTATATGCACTCATTCTTACAGTGGGTGGAGCATATAATCATGCTGCTCCAAGAACACAAGTTACTTGTCGTACCGACCGTTCTGGACTTATAAGTGGTGCTCCATG GATTAAAATCCCATATCCCTTTCAATGGGGAGCACCCACATTTGATGCCGGTGAAGCCTTCGCTATGATGTTTGCTTCGTTTGTTGCTCTTGTCGAG TCAACTGGCGCCTTCATTGCGGTTTCAAGGTCTGCCAGTGCAACGATGATGCCCCCTTCTGTTCTTAGTCGTGGTATTGGCTGGCAG GGTGTTGGCATTTTGTTGTCTGGATTGTTTGGAACCGGGATTGGGTCTTCCGTTTCTGT TGAGAACGCTGGCCTTTTAACACTGACTCGTGTTGGTAGTAGACGGGTTGTCCAAATATCTGCCGGGTTTATGTTGTTCTTCTCGATTCTCG GGAAATTCGGAGCTGTCTTTGCGTCAATACCTTCACCAATTATTGCTGCTTTGTACTGCCTTTTCTTCGCCTATGTCG GTTCTGTTGGTTTAAGTTTCCTTCAGTTCTGCAATCTCAATAGCTTCCGAACAAAATTCATACTAGGATTCTCTATTTTCTTGGGTTTGTCTATACCTCAATACTTCAACGAGTACGAAGCAATCAAGGGTTTTGGCCCCGTCCATACTGGGGCACGATGG TTCAATGACATGGTGAATGTCCCGTTCTCTTCGGAAGCATTTGTTGCGGGAATTGTGGCGTATTTCCTAGACAACACCCTCCACAAGAAAGAAAGCTCGGTGAGGAAGGATCGTGGTAAGCATTGGTGGGATAAGTTCCGTTCTTTCAAGGGAGACACGAGAAGTGAAGAATTCTACTCTCTTCCCTTCAATCTCAACAAGTACTTCCCATCCGTGTGA
- the LOC130800321 gene encoding LIM domain-containing protein WLIM1-like, protein MATFGGTTQKCKACEKTVYLVDQLTADSKVFHKACFRCHHCRSTLKLHNYSSFEGVLYCKPHFDQLFKMTGSLDKSFEAAPRIVRDRSSEQGQTNSKVSSLFGGTQEKCVSCKKTVYPIEKVAVDGNAYHKACFRCSHGGCVISPSNYVAHEHRLYCRHHHSQLFKQKGNFSQLATHNQVNGASNGVENGVTTNGVTITNGVSDGSVDGTTENVVASA, encoded by the exons ATGGCAACTTTTGGAGGAACAACCCAGAAATGCAAAGCCTGTGAAAAGACTGTGTATTTGGTTGATCAGCTTACTGCTGATTCCAAAGTTTTTCACAAAGCTTGTTTCAGATGTCATCACTGTAGAAGTACTCTCAAG CTTCACAATTATAGCTCCTTTGAAGGGGTGTTATATTGCAAGCCTCACTTTGATCAACTTTTCAAAATGACTGGCAGTTTAGACAAAAGCTTTGAAG CTGCACCTAGAATTGTTAGAGACAGATCTTCTGAGCAG GGTCAGACCAACAGCAAAGTCTCTAGTCTGTTTGGTGGTACACaagaaaaatgtgtttcttGCAAGAAAACTGTTTACCCAATTGAAAAG GTGGCCGTAGATGGAAATGCATACCACAAGGCATGCTTCCGGTGCAGTCATGGAGGATGTGTCATAAGCCCATCGAATTACGTTGCTCATGAGCATCGCCTCTATTGTCGCCATCACCATTCCCAACTGTTCAAACAAAAGGGTAATTTCAGTCAATTGGCGACTCATAATCAGGTAAACGGAGCTTCTAATGGTGTTGAAAATGGAGTTACTACTAATGGAGTTACAATTACGAATGGTGTTTCGGATGGAAGTGTCGATGGGACGACTGAGAATGTCGTAGCTTCCGCTTGA
- the LOC130800320 gene encoding uncharacterized protein LOC130800320, with amino-acid sequence MGNCQAIDAATLAIQHPNGRVDKMLIPVPASQIMKMNPGYYVALLITTTICHTSTKQGLNNNNNKGDGRNTLRITRVKLLRPTDSLVLGHVYRLISSQEVMKGLVAKKLAKMMKNGIELADSDGLKEADKFVRTSHKEKAYQGNRYGNRSRTKSGANRGTTRPKPAWQPSLNSISEAAS; translated from the exons atGGGAAATTGTCAAGCCATAGATGCAGCAACACTAGCAATTCAACACCCAAATGGTAGGGTAGATAAAATGTTAATACCAGTTCCTGCAAGTCAAATCATGAAAATGAATCCTGGTTATTATGTTGCTCTTTTAATTACTACCACTATTTGCCATACTTCTACCAAACAAGGacttaacaacaacaataataaaggAGATGGCCGGAATACACTAAGGATTACTCGTGTTAAGCTTCTCCGCCCAACCGATTCTTTGGTTTTGGGTCATGTTTATAGGCTTATTAGCTCTCAAG aagtGATGAAAGGTTTAGTAGCAAAGAAGCTAgcaaagatgatgaagaatggtATAGAATTAGCAGACTCAGATGGACTTAAAGAAGCTGACAAATTTGTAAGAACATCCCACAAGGAAAAGGCTTATCAG GGTAATAGATATGGGAATCGATCTAGAACAAAATCAGGAGCAAATAGAGGAACGACAAGGCCAAAACCTGCATGGCAGCCTTCTTTGAACAGCATTTCTGAAGCTGCAAGCTGA